The DNA sequence CCGTCGCGCCTGGCCGAGGACGTCGAGGCCGCCCGCTTGTTCGCAGGCGAGCACACCGCACGGGCCGCGCATGCCGTGCCGGATCGAGATCTGGCCGGTGGTCGCGGCGTAGAACCAGGCGATGGACTGGTACGCGCCGACCCACGACGGCCCGTTCTGGTACAGCCGCTCCATCTCGTGCTGCCCGAACTCGGTGCCGCCGGACGAGCTCGAGGTGACGACGGCCATCTCGAACTCCGGCACGCCGGCCGGGTCGAGCGCGGCGTCGGCCAGCGCGTCGGCCGCGGCGGCGAGGCCGAGGTGCGTCCAGTGGTCGGTCTGCGGGATCAGCCGGCCGGGGATCCGCTCTCTCGCCGAGAACCCGGGCACCTGGCCGGCGTGCCGGACCGGGTAGCCGGAGGCGTCGAAGCGGTCGATGCGGGCGATACCCGACTTGCCCGCCAGGACCGCCTCCCAGTGCGCCGTGGCGCCGATCCCGGTCGGCGCGACCACGCCGATCCCGGTGACGACCGTGCTCATCGATGCCCTCCACGCGAAAAGAATCCGAGACGGATAACGGCAAACGGTTTCCTGCTCACGTGATCCAGAATGCGGACCACCCCTACAACCCACCTAGGACGGCACTCGAAGCTCCGCGGCCTGCCGCAGCTTGTCGTGAGTGTTTAGGGCGGTTAGAACCGCCCTAAACACTCACGACAACTTGCACCGAGCGTCAGGCCGGCACCAGCGCGACGGCGTTCACCACGACCGCGACCAGCGCCAACGCCGTCCGCAGCAGGTGGAAGCGCCGCCAGAGCGGACGCGGGTCGCGCCAATCAGCCGGAATGCGTTCCGGGTCGAGGGATTTCACGACACGGTTTATCGGCACGTTGCAGAAGTGCGAGACGATCGAAACCGCCAGCAACAGCACCGCGGCCACCGCGAACAACCCGTTCCCGGAACCGGCCGTGAACACCAGCACGACGTCGATCACCGTGGAGGAAAGCACGATGATCGGCATCGTCGGGTCCCAGCGCTTGCCGATCAGCTGGTGGGCGTAGACGTACCGGTCGGCCGGCATCGTGATCAAGGCGGGCAGCACGCTCAGCGCCACCGCGAACAGCACCCCGGCCACGACCCCGCTGCCGGCCAGCACCGCGACGGACAGCAGCCACGTGATCATGGCCGGACAGCCGCCCGGGACAGCTCGACGACCGCGGCCGCGTCGTCGTCACCGCGGCCCGCGTCGAGCAGTTCCTCGAACCGCTCGGCCGCGCGGGACGTCAGCGGCAGTGCCGTGCCGTGCCGTTCCGCCTCGGCCGTCGCGAGCCGGAGGTCCTTGTGCATCAACGTCGTCCGGAACGCGGCCGGGTGGTAGGAGCGGCGCCGCATGAAGTCCGCGCGGAACGCCAGCACCGGCGAACGCCAGCCGCTGTTGTCGAACGCGTCCAGCAGCAGGTCGCGTTCCATGCCCATCGACTCGGCGAGCGCGACCGCCTCGGCCAGGCCGGCCGTCTGCACGCCGAGCAGCAGGTTGAACGCCAGCTTCAGCACACCGGCGCTGCCCGGCCCGCCGAGGTAGCGGACGTCCTGGCCGAGCGCGGCGAGCACGCCGGACACGTCGTCCGCCCACGCGCGTTCCCCGGCCACGAACACCCGCAGCTCGCCGGTCGCGGCCATCTTCGGGTTCCCGATCACGCACGCCTCGACCCGCCGCACGCCGAGCGCGGCGAGCCGGTCCGTCGTCTCCCGCGCGAAGGCGGGCGAGACGGTGGATGTGTCCACAATGGTCAGTCCGGGTCGCAGCTGCGTCGCGAGGTCGTCGAACACGACCTGCGTGACGGCGGCTTCGTCGGCCAGGCTGAGCAGCACCACGTCCGTGTCCGCCGCGGTCTCCGCCGGGGACGCGGCGATCCGCGCCCCCGCCTCCGCGAGCGGGGCGGCCTTGGCCG is a window from the Amycolatopsis sp. NBC_00355 genome containing:
- a CDS encoding NAD(P)-dependent oxidoreductase, whose translation is MTLARIGVIGLGMMGGGMARALLAAGFEVTAYNRTAAKAAPLAEAGARIAASPAETAADTDVVLLSLADEAAVTQVVFDDLATQLRPGLTIVDTSTVSPAFARETTDRLAALGVRRVEACVIGNPKMAATGELRVFVAGERAWADDVSGVLAALGQDVRYLGGPGSAGVLKLAFNLLLGVQTAGLAEAVALAESMGMERDLLLDAFDNSGWRSPVLAFRADFMRRRSYHPAAFRTTLMHKDLRLATAEAERHGTALPLTSRAAERFEELLDAGRGDDDAAAVVELSRAAVRP
- a CDS encoding DUF1772 domain-containing protein, with product MITWLLSVAVLAGSGVVAGVLFAVALSVLPALITMPADRYVYAHQLIGKRWDPTMPIIVLSSTVIDVVLVFTAGSGNGLFAVAAVLLLAVSIVSHFCNVPINRVVKSLDPERIPADWRDPRPLWRRFHLLRTALALVAVVVNAVALVPA